One window from the genome of Variovorax sp. PAMC26660 encodes:
- a CDS encoding response regulator, translating to MTTLITYLAEDNETIRDNLIETLREIADVRVVAHSATQAETSQWLSMHDGTWHLAIVDLFLKGGSGLGVLAGCRRREPYQKVVVLTNYATREIRQRAAELGADAVFDKSTELDDLFAYCVEQTRHLAQEEDAQP from the coding sequence AGACCATCCGCGACAACCTGATCGAGACGCTGCGCGAAATCGCCGACGTGCGCGTGGTCGCGCACTCCGCCACCCAGGCCGAGACCAGCCAGTGGCTGTCGATGCACGACGGCACCTGGCACCTTGCCATCGTCGATCTTTTCCTCAAGGGCGGCAGCGGCCTGGGCGTGCTGGCGGGATGCCGCCGCAGGGAGCCTTACCAGAAGGTCGTCGTGCTGACCAACTACGCCACCCGCGAGATCCGGCAGCGTGCCGCCGAGCTGGGCGCCGACGCGGTCTTCGACAAATCCACCGAACTCGACGACCTGTTTGCCTACTGCGTCGAGCAGACGCGCCATCTTGCGCAAGAGGAGGACGCACAGCCCTGA